One window from the genome of Pyxidicoccus xibeiensis encodes:
- a CDS encoding DUF2169 family type VI secretion system accessory protein, with the protein MHGERTYEQGWSGVTPGRPQPFTTRPIQYEVAFGGSDLSGPDPAKHRIDERNPIGRGFATRGAHLAGKPAHAIEYPSGAPATMGPAGFGPIDSSWMPRRKLAGTYDARWERTKKPLLPDDFDPAFALSAPVDQRPVNPLVGGEPVELVNMTLEGSLRFELPRISLGFKTRMGTRSEEHGPRLTTVLVEPEARRLCLVWQSALRVRAPEADYLDETEVFELKGGT; encoded by the coding sequence GTGCACGGGGAGCGGACCTACGAGCAAGGCTGGTCCGGCGTGACGCCCGGGCGGCCCCAGCCCTTCACCACGCGGCCCATTCAGTATGAGGTCGCCTTTGGTGGCAGCGACCTGTCAGGTCCCGACCCGGCGAAGCACCGCATCGACGAGCGGAATCCCATCGGCCGCGGCTTCGCGACGCGCGGCGCCCACCTCGCCGGAAAGCCGGCCCACGCCATCGAGTATCCCAGCGGCGCCCCCGCGACCATGGGGCCGGCGGGGTTCGGTCCCATCGATTCCTCGTGGATGCCCCGGCGCAAGCTCGCGGGGACGTACGACGCGCGGTGGGAGCGCACGAAGAAGCCGCTGCTCCCGGATGACTTCGACCCCGCGTTCGCGCTGAGCGCCCCGGTGGATCAGCGTCCTGTGAATCCCCTGGTGGGCGGAGAGCCCGTCGAGCTGGTGAACATGACTCTCGAGGGGAGCCTGCGCTTCGAGCTCCCTCGCATCTCGCTCGGCTTCAAGACGCGCATGGGTACGCGCAGTGAGGAGCATGGCCCGCGGCTGACGACGGTCCTCGTGGAGCCCGAGGCGCGGCGCCTGTGCCTGGTGTGGCAGAGCGCGCTGCGCGTGCGCGCCCCCGAAGCGGACTATCTCGATGAGACGGAAGTCTTCGAGTTGAAGGGTGGGACATGA
- a CDS encoding sensor histidine kinase — translation MNLSQFIRDNRDAIVLEWETFAGTLLPAAGGMSSRALRDHAQEILSSIIEDLESPQHADEQSQKSKGHGEEHRMEAVGKAHAALRIQDGFNLGQLVAEYRALRASVLRLFEKASAGKKTDDQDLRQLTRFNESIDEALTEAASRYMLVMNRTRDQFLAILGHDLRNPLGAIMMSAATVAASGVSEDKLAKAASRILTCAQRMGRMVRDLLDLTRTRLGGGIPITPQAMDLEEMCREVLAELEAFQPDRRLVFQSSGNLRGAWDVDRLAQVLSNLVGNALQHGAHDKVIEVTGRGFDGEVVLEVHNEGQPIPPELLEHVFEPMVRSVSTAMGNASSTSLGLGLHITREIVLSHGGTVSVRSTESEGTTFTVRLPRHYTSDSAPHATRPEPLDQHDAKGDVVIPAPGPLTRH, via the coding sequence ATGAACCTGAGTCAATTCATCCGCGACAATCGCGACGCCATCGTCCTCGAGTGGGAGACCTTCGCGGGCACGTTGCTGCCCGCGGCGGGAGGCATGAGCAGCCGCGCGCTGCGCGACCATGCGCAAGAAATCCTGTCCTCCATCATCGAGGACCTCGAATCGCCACAGCATGCTGACGAGCAGTCGCAGAAGTCGAAGGGACACGGCGAGGAGCACCGGATGGAAGCGGTCGGCAAGGCGCACGCCGCCCTCCGCATCCAGGATGGCTTCAACCTCGGCCAGCTCGTCGCCGAGTACCGGGCGCTGCGCGCGAGTGTGCTCCGGCTCTTCGAAAAGGCCTCGGCGGGCAAGAAGACGGACGACCAGGATCTTCGCCAGTTGACGCGGTTCAACGAATCGATTGACGAGGCGCTCACCGAGGCCGCGAGCCGTTACATGCTCGTGATGAACCGCACCCGAGATCAATTCCTCGCCATCCTCGGTCATGACCTGCGCAATCCGCTGGGGGCGATCATGATGTCCGCGGCGACCGTAGCGGCATCTGGCGTGTCGGAGGACAAGCTCGCGAAGGCCGCCTCCCGGATCCTCACCTGCGCCCAACGCATGGGCCGCATGGTCAGGGACCTGCTCGATCTGACGCGGACGCGCCTCGGCGGTGGAATTCCAATCACGCCGCAAGCGATGGACCTCGAGGAGATGTGCCGTGAGGTACTCGCGGAGCTCGAGGCCTTCCAGCCTGACCGCCGCCTCGTGTTTCAGTCCAGCGGCAACCTGCGTGGTGCGTGGGACGTGGACCGTCTGGCGCAGGTGCTGTCGAACCTCGTGGGAAACGCGCTGCAGCACGGAGCCCACGACAAGGTCATCGAAGTAACGGGAAGAGGCTTCGATGGGGAGGTCGTGCTCGAAGTCCACAACGAGGGGCAACCCATCCCGCCCGAGCTGCTGGAACACGTCTTCGAGCCGATGGTGCGCAGCGTGTCAACGGCAATGGGGAACGCGTCGTCGACGAGCCTCGGCCTGGGCTTGCACATCACGCGGGAGATAGTCCTGTCCCACGGCGGCACGGTCAGTGTCCGGTCGACCGAGAGTGAGGGGACGACGTTCACCGTCCGGCTTCCCCGGCACTACACCAGCGATTCGGCGCCGCACGCCACACGTCCGGAACCGCTCGACCAGCATGATGCCAAGGGCGATGTGGTCATCCCGGCGCCCGGCCCACTGACCCGTCACTGA
- a CDS encoding DUF4150 domain-containing protein: MSNVSVNAPKTPVTEGSSGVAAATLPNVCKMPGPPAPFVPTPLPNIGKSGTDTKKYSKTVTIGGKKVAIKGATFGSMGDVASKGTGGGIVSANVEGPTSFLGPGSMDTKIEGKNVQLLGDPMLNNCGPSGSPANAATMLGVIQKTGALLVVSGKDVCPLCRKVHGSEGSLKETPVTQADAAQLEVKLTKKILAGEFPEEELPWGRMLGVAQCKCGHEYADHSSNALEVFCKSVSELGWNAPTPGTTRREVRAFVDNRFNKQSKNVEKAWARAQRFHEQFVNKKATAAAYPPGGCAGPKALVLAMDHCARVTGLTERWSRSDGQPVSAKIRFIDKNGREVERHFAHGKSVPPCMSCTVILPLLICPEEEMKCQHKKK, encoded by the coding sequence ATGAGCAACGTCTCAGTGAATGCACCGAAGACGCCGGTGACCGAGGGCTCCAGTGGGGTCGCCGCGGCCACGCTGCCCAACGTGTGCAAGATGCCCGGGCCGCCTGCGCCGTTCGTGCCGACGCCGCTGCCTAACATCGGCAAGAGCGGAACAGACACGAAGAAGTACTCCAAGACTGTCACCATCGGTGGGAAGAAGGTCGCCATCAAGGGCGCCACCTTCGGCTCCATGGGCGATGTGGCCAGCAAGGGGACGGGAGGCGGCATCGTCTCCGCCAACGTGGAGGGCCCGACGAGCTTCTTGGGCCCCGGGTCCATGGACACGAAGATCGAGGGAAAGAACGTCCAGCTCCTGGGCGACCCCATGCTCAACAACTGCGGGCCGAGCGGGAGCCCCGCCAACGCGGCGACGATGCTCGGGGTGATCCAGAAGACCGGAGCCCTCCTGGTCGTCAGTGGGAAGGACGTGTGCCCCCTGTGCAGGAAGGTGCATGGCAGCGAGGGCTCGCTGAAGGAAACCCCCGTGACCCAGGCCGACGCCGCACAACTGGAGGTCAAGCTCACCAAGAAGATCTTGGCCGGTGAGTTCCCCGAAGAGGAGCTTCCGTGGGGAAGGATGCTCGGTGTTGCTCAGTGCAAGTGCGGGCATGAATACGCGGACCACTCGAGCAACGCCCTCGAAGTCTTCTGCAAGAGCGTCAGCGAGCTTGGCTGGAACGCGCCCACGCCCGGCACCACCCGCAGGGAGGTCCGCGCGTTCGTCGACAATCGCTTCAATAAACAAAGCAAGAACGTGGAGAAGGCCTGGGCGCGGGCTCAGCGGTTCCATGAGCAGTTCGTGAACAAGAAGGCCACTGCAGCGGCCTACCCACCAGGAGGCTGTGCTGGCCCCAAGGCACTCGTGCTGGCGATGGACCATTGCGCGCGCGTCACGGGGCTGACGGAGCGGTGGTCCCGCAGCGATGGGCAGCCGGTGAGCGCGAAGATCCGGTTCATTGACAAGAATGGAAGGGAAGTCGAGAGGCACTTCGCCCACGGCAAGAGCGTCCCGCCGTGCATGTCCTGCACAGTCATCCTTCCCCTGCTCATCTGCCCCGAGGAGGAAATGAAGTGTCAGCACAAGAAGAAATAG
- a CDS encoding SMI1/KNR4 family protein: protein MEDLLLRTVPGLAEQWRGATPDEVEQLERIAGRPLPRFYRWFLSRMGQSMGPLAYPSQDFSARRVLDCYSRKLVAPNPRFLLIGYESDEMMPLHAFYDLDAPARGDATVTARYARGEDDPIDRFETFHEMLSWSSLFRFRFEQMSQQCEGTLYLEDADLLSLLAPVLSSLGFTQPITTGRYCGLYERADAVMLCGGTPRENLENVRTFLLGGSNAGVLRRILGEVAKQSSLEVEVNTWTPALR from the coding sequence GTGGAGGACCTCCTCCTGAGGACCGTGCCCGGGCTCGCGGAACAGTGGCGGGGTGCCACGCCCGATGAAGTCGAGCAGCTCGAGCGCATCGCCGGGCGCCCCCTGCCTCGGTTCTATCGCTGGTTCCTGAGCCGCATGGGGCAGAGCATGGGGCCGCTGGCCTATCCCAGCCAGGACTTCTCCGCGCGCCGCGTGCTGGACTGCTACTCCAGGAAGCTCGTCGCGCCCAATCCCCGGTTCCTGCTCATCGGATACGAGTCCGACGAGATGATGCCCCTGCACGCGTTCTACGACCTCGACGCGCCCGCGCGGGGAGATGCGACCGTGACGGCGCGGTACGCGCGCGGGGAGGACGATCCCATCGACCGGTTTGAGACCTTCCACGAGATGCTGTCGTGGAGCTCGCTGTTCCGGTTCCGGTTTGAGCAGATGTCCCAGCAGTGCGAGGGGACGCTCTATCTCGAAGACGCGGATCTGCTCTCCCTTCTCGCCCCGGTGCTGAGCAGCCTGGGATTCACGCAGCCGATCACCACCGGCCGCTACTGCGGACTGTATGAGCGAGCCGACGCGGTCATGCTCTGCGGCGGCACGCCCAGAGAGAACCTCGAGAACGTGCGCACGTTCCTGCTCGGGGGGAGCAATGCCGGAGTCCTCCGGAGAATCCTCGGGGAGGTCGCGAAGCAGTCCTCGTTGGAAGTCGAGGTCAACACCTGGACTCCGGCGCTTCGTTGA